CGAAGCCATTCCAAGCCAGCTCAGAGATCGCGCGCCACGGATCGGTGGTTCGAAAATGCTTCTTGATCCCCTCCCCATTGATCTCTGTCTTTCCTGAGATTTGTCGAGTCGCCATGCTAAGTCTCTTGTTTGTTCGTCTTGCCCGCGCAAGGTGCGGGCGAGTTCAGCATGCAGTTTAGTAGCCTCGAGTGTTGCGACGACGAAAGCCGACTCTTGATCCTCCGGGTAAGAATGCCTGGCGACGGGAGACTGCATCGAACGCATGGCGCGGCATCTCTATGGCGGTAGTGGCGTGGGCATCACTTCTTTCCCGGCGATCCGGTTGGCGACTGGACGACGGCATAGACTGCCTGCGGCCGCTCAGCTTTTCGACTGAACGACTGATCCCGTCAAGAGCTGCCCGTCACTAGCTGCTGATGACGATCGAAAACGACGAGGAGCAGGGCTGTCTTCGCACAGCAATTCGCTAACTTGCGACCGCCTTCTGAAGAGTGCAGGCACGAACGAATTCGCGGCCGAAAGGAGTTTGGTCCACTACGGAAAGCGCTCCTACGCCGCCCCAGGCTGACGCAGATCCAATGAGCCCCAAGCGAGCCAGGTTTCCCAAGGCCACCATCACCTCATCTGAGGGCTCCGGGTGTGAAGTGGGGTGCTTGGTGCCGTCCGGGATAGGCTCGAACGTTACTGCCATGGGCAGTTTCGCGGTTCGGATCGCCTTGCCACCTTCGCGCGCTTGATCTACGGAGTAGATGACCTGCAAGGCATGGGCGTCCAATGGTTCGAGCTCTGCTAGTACAGACACGAACGGTCGCTGAACTTTTACGCCACTCGCGGCGTTGCTGAAGTTTAGGAGCAGGTTCACCCAACGCTCTTGAAGTCCTTCGTCTTCTGCTAGCGAAGCAGCTTCCAGCAGAGGCACCAAGACAGACATTGGCGGGTCGCTCAGCGGAACGTCGTATCCCAGTTCCGCCAGCTTCGCCTCTGCCTTCCTCTTGAGGGCCATCTGGTTGGACCAACGACGATAGCGCAGGTTGTCCGTCCAGATGCCCGCCTGCTCGGTGAGCGGCTGCCGAATGAACTCGCCGATGAAGCTGCCGAGTCCTCGCCCGGCATCGACAGCTTTTCCGGAAGCTTTCGCAACCTCCTGGGTCGCTTTCGCCCATTCGTCAGTCATGAACCCTCACCGCTATTCAAGGAACTCTTTCCACAAAACCCACCAGCATTGGCCGTAACGGTCAACACAGGCGCCCTAGGAAGCAGCCGGCAGGTCGATACCCTGCACCTTTGATACCGCCACCGAGAGCTTGTATTCGAAGAGCTCGACATCCTTGATGGAGGCACAGGCCAGTCGGATGTCTTCTGACATCGTGCGACAGACGATGATGCCGCGCACCCGTTGCCCCTGTTCTGCGAGCTCTAGGCGAACCCAGTTCATGTAGCGCAGAAGCTGCCCGACAACCCGATCGTAGCCGCGGGAGACTTTGAGCTCGATCACCACGATGGCGCCTTTAGCGTCCTGGGCAAGGATGTCGATTC
The sequence above is a segment of the Hydrogenophaga sp. BPS33 genome. Coding sequences within it:
- a CDS encoding Abi-alpha family protein, which encodes MTDEWAKATQEVAKASGKAVDAGRGLGSFIGEFIRQPLTEQAGIWTDNLRYRRWSNQMALKRKAEAKLAELGYDVPLSDPPMSVLVPLLEAASLAEDEGLQERWVNLLLNFSNAASGVKVQRPFVSVLAELEPLDAHALQVIYSVDQAREGGKAIRTAKLPMAVTFEPIPDGTKHPTSHPEPSDEVMVALGNLARLGLIGSASAWGGVGALSVVDQTPFGREFVRACTLQKAVAS